The Streptomyces racemochromogenes DNA segment TTGGTGCGTCCGTCGTCGGTGACGCCTTCGCGGAGTTCCCGGAAGACGGTGACGACGCGGCGGATCTCCTCCAGTCCCTCGGGCGCGGCGGGCAGGTCCAGGGCGCGGCCCATCTGGTCGACGCGGCGGGCGACGATGTCGACCTCGGCGTCGGCGGTGGCGGGCAGCGGGAGGACGACGGTGTTGAAGCGGCGGCGCAGCGCGCTGGAGAGCTCGTTGACCCCGCGGTCGCGGTCGTTGGCGGTGGCGATGAGGTTGAAGCCGCGGACGGCCTGCACCTCCTCGCCGAGCTCCGGTACGGGCAGGGTCTTCTCGGACAGGACGGTGATGAGGCTGTCCTGTACGTCGGCCGGGATGCGGGTGAGTTCCTCGACGCGGGCGGTCGTTCCCTCGGCCATGGCCCGCATGACGGGGCTGGGCACGAGGGCTTCGCGGCTGGGGCCGTGGGCGAGGAGGCGGGCGTAGTTCCAGCCGTAGCGGATGGCCTCCTCGGGGGTGCCGGCGGTGCCCTGGACGAGGAGGGTGGAGTCGCCGCTGACGGCGGCGGCGAGGTGCTCGGAGACCCAGGTCTTGGCGGTGCCGGGAACGCCGAGCAGGAGGAGGGCGCGGTCGGTGGCGAGGGTGGTGACGGCGACCTCGACGATCCGGCGCGGTCCGACGTACTTGGGCGTGACGACGGTGCCGTCGGCGAGGGTGCCGCCCTGGAGGTAGGTGGCCACGGCCCACGGGGAGAGCTTCCAGCGGGCCGGGCGGGGGCGGTCGTCCTGGGCGGCGAGGGCTTTCAGTTCGTGCGCGAAGGCGTCCTCGGCGTGCGGTCGCAGTGCCTCGGTGCCGGTGCTGTTCCCGGGCGTGGTCATGGTCCCCCTCCAGTGCTCGGCAGCCGCTCCCGGCTGCTGGAACCACCGTGCACCATGCCACTGACAACCCCCCTCGTTCCGGGCGTCGTTGCTGGTCAGGGCGATTGTCAGTGGGGGTCTCTACGGTGGTTCACATGACTGAGCAGGGGGTCCGCTGGACGGCGGAACAGGTACTGGCTCTGGCTCCTGACGACGCGTCGCGCAAGGCGGGGGGCAGGCTGGGCGCGGCGGGTCCGTGGTCACAGACCGGAGGTTCCGCTTCCGGTTCGGTGTGGGGGTCGTGCAAGGGCAGCGGCAGTACGCCGTACCGGACGGTCGTCGACCTGTCGGGGCCCGCGTACACGTGCTCCTGCCCCAGCCGGAAGTTCCCGTGCAAGCACGCCCTGGGGCTGTTGCTGCTCTGGGCGGCGCAGGGGTTCGGCGATCCGGCCGAGCCGCCGGACTGGGCGGGGGAATGGCTCGCGGGGCGCGCCGCGAGGGCGGCGCGGCCGGCGGCCGGTCCGGTGGACGCCGGGGCGGCCCGCAGGCGGGCGGAGCGGCGGGCCGAGCGGATCGGCGCGGGCGTCACGGAGCTGGAGCAGCGGCTGGTGGACCTGCTGCACGGCGGGATAGCCGGGCAGCAGCAGGCCGGTTACGCCCCGTGGGAGGAGGTCGCGGCCCGGATGGTCGACGCCCAGGCGCCCGGACTGGCCGCGCGGGCACGGGAGTTGGGGGCAATACCCGGTTGCGGCCCCGGCTGGCCCGCCCGGATGCTTGAGGAGTTCGCGCTGCTGCACCTGCTGGGCAGGGCCTGGCTGGGGGTGTCCGGGCTGCCGGAGCCGCTGGCCGCGACCGTCCGGAGCCGGGTGGGGCTGCCGTCCGCGGCGGAGGGGGAGACCGTCCGGGACCGCTGGCTCGTACTGGCCCAGTACGACTCGGTGTCCCCGGACGGCCGGCTCACCACCCGCCGGATATGGCTGCGCGGGCTGGAGGGCGGACGCCCGGCGCTGGTCCTGGACTTCGGTCCGCCCGGACGGCCGCCGGGGCTGGCACTGCCCGTCGGGCTGGTGCTGGAGGCGGAGGCCCGCTTCCGGCCCGGGTCGGCGGGGCTGCGGGCGGAGCTGGGGGACCGTACCGCGGCCGCGGCGCCGGCCGCCGTCGCTCCGCCCGGGGTGGGCACCGGCGAGGCACTGGAAGCCTACGGGGCCGCGCTGCGGGAGGACCCGTGGCTGGAGTCCTGGCCGGTGGTCCTGGGCCCCGTGGTGCCGGTGCCGGGCGACGGGGCGGAGGCGGCCTGGCAGCTGGCGGACGCGCAGGGGACGTCCGCACTGCCGGTGTCGCCGCCGCAGGGCCGTTCGCGGTCCGGGCTGTGGCGGCTGGCCGCCCTCTCGGGCGGCGGGCCCGTCACGGTCTTCGGGGAGTGCGGCCACCGCGGCTTCACCCCGCTGACGGCCTGGCAGCCCGGCTCGCCCGAGCCGGTACCACTGGTCTGACCGGGGGCGGGCTGGGCCGGACGGACCATCGACAACGCAGGGGGCCTGGGGGGATCCATGCCGTCTCGCGGACCGACATGGAGGACGCGCGGGCGCGGGGGCGCCGGCGCGGACACGAGGAGCCGGGGGGCTTTCATGAACGACAACCACGCCAGCTGAACACGGTCGTACGGCCGTTCCGGTGCCGCGGCCCCGCAGAGGGGACGGGGCCGCGGCACCGGGCCGCACGACGCACGACGCACGACCGACCGCGCACGACACCGACGGGGACTGGAGAGGGAGGGGCTCCGATGGGCCAGGGTGACGGAGGGACAGGCACGGACCGGGACGGGGACCGGGACGGGGACCGGGATTGGGAGGAGCTGGTCACCGCCGCGCTGCTGGGCACCGAGCGGCGCGGTGGCTCGCCGCGGGCGCTGCTCGACGCGGCGGCCGTGCAGACGCTGCGCCGCCGCGCCGGGCTGCGGCCCGCCGCGGCGGCCGCGTTGCCGCGGCCCGCGGCGCCCGATCCGCGCCCGGAGCCCCCGCCGGCCGCCGGGCGGCGGCTCGCGCAGCTGCTGGCCGGCCGGACCGCGGCGGCGGGCGGCGGCGGACGCCGCGGGGCCGCCCCGGATCTGACGGAGCTGTTGCCGCAGTGGCTGGCCGCCGCCGCGCGGCACGGGTACCGGGCGCCGGCGGCCCTGGTCCCGGCGCTGCTGGACGCGGCCCGGGCGCGGACGGACCTGCGCCCCCAGGCGCTGGCCCTGGCCGGGGCGCGGGGGCTGTGGCTGGCCCGGCTGAACCCGGAGTGGCGCTTCGCGCTGCGCGGCGCGGCCGGGGGCGGCGGGGAACTGCCCGACCCGGCCGACGGGGAGGCGGTGGCCCGGCTCTGGGAGGAGGGGCTGTTCGCGGAGCGGGTCGCCCTGCTCGGCGCCGTCCGGGCGCACGACCCGGCGGCGGCGCCCCGGCTGCTGGCCACGACCTGGGCGACGGAGCGGGCCGAGGACCGGCTGATGTTCCTCGACTCCCTGCGGTCCGGGCTGTCCGACGGGGACGAGCCGTTCCTGGAGGCGGCGCTGGGCGACCGCAGCCGCAACGTCCGGGCGACCGCCGCCGAACTGCTGTCCGCGCTGCCGGCCTCGGCGCTGGCCGGGCGGATGGCGGAGCGGGCGCTGGCCTGCGTCGGCCCGGAGGCGGTGGTGCCGCCCGCGGAATGCGATGCGGGCATGCTGCGCGACGGGGTGGTCAAGCGGCCGCCCGCCGGGCGCGGGGAGCGGGCCTGGTGGCTCGGCCAACTGGTGGAGTCGGCCCCGCTGTCCTGCTGGCGGGACCGCTTCGGCGGCCTGTCCCCGGCGCGGATCGTGGCGCTTCCGGTGGCCGAGGGCTGGGCGGAGGAGATCCACGCCGCCTGGTGCCGGGCGGCGGTGCGCCAGCGCGACCCGCTCTGGTCCAAGGCCCTGCTGGGCCCGGCGTCCGCACCGCCCGCGGCGGGCCCGGGCACGGCGTCGCTGGCGGAGCGGGCGAAGCTGCTGGAGACGCTGACGGAGCGGGAGCGAGCCGCGTGGGTCGCGGAGTTCGTACGCGCCCACGGCCTGTCGGAGGCCTTCCAGCTGCTCGGCGTCTGCCGGGTGCCCTGGGCGGGCGAGCTGGGCCGGGCGGTGGTGGACGCCCTGGACGCGGCGCGCGAGGCGGGCAGTTACCCGTGGAGCTTCAGCGGGGTGATGGGCCTGGCGGAGCGCTGCCTGGATCCCGCGGAGGCGGACCGCCTGGAGGCCATGACGGCCGCCGCCCAGGACCCGCCGGAGGCGTCACCGGGGGCCGCGGCCTACTGGGCGGAGGCGTTCCAGCGCCTGGTGGCCACCCTGCGCCTGCGCGGGGCGATGCTCGCGGAACTGGCCCCGCCCGCCTGAACGGGCGGCGGGGCCGGGGCTCCGGAGGGGCGGTTCAGCCCTGGCGGACGTGGGCGTTGACCCAGTCCACGATGGCGGTGGTGGTGGCGCCGGGGGTGAAGATCTCGGCGACGCCCTTCTCCTTGAGCGGGGCGATGTCGTCCTCCGGGATGATCCCGCCGCCGAAGACCTTGATGTCCTCCGCGTCGCGCTCCTTGAGGAGCTCGATGACACGAACGAAGAGCGTGTTGTGCGCCCCGGAGAGGATGGAGAGGCCGATGGCGTCCGCGTCCTCCTGGATGGCGGTGTCCACGATCTGCTCGGGGGTCTGGTGGAGGCCGGTGTAGATGACCTCCATGCCGGCGTCGCGCAGCGCCCGCGCGATCACCTTGGCGCCGCGGTCGTGGCCGTCGAGACCCGGCTTGGCCACCACCACACGGATCGGACCGGTCACACCCATCGCACTGCCTCCCGAGTGAACGAACGTTAAGTACAGCATTGCGCACGGCGCCGTTTCACGGTCAACGGGGAGGGGGAAATCACACGTGGGACGCCGTTGATTCACCACCGCCCCGTCGCCCCGCCACCGCGCCGACAGCCGCCCGGCACGGTGGCGGGGCCGCGCCGGCCCCACGGCCCCGTACCCGAATGGTCCAGGGGGAGGCCGTCCATGGGGCTGACGATCGCACCGCTGCCCGTGCCGCGCACGGGCGCCGCCCTGCGGGCGGCGGTCCTGGAGGCGGCGGTCCTCGCCGGACACCTCCTCCTGTACCCCACCGGGATGCGCGAGGAGCGGCCTCCGGACCTGCCCGCCGCCCGGACGCCCGGGCAGCCGCCGCCGGTGCTGCTCCTGCACGGCTTCACCGACAACCGCTCGGTCTTCGTCCTGCTGCGCCGCGCGCTCGGCGCGGGCGGCCGGCGGCGCGTGGAGACGTACAACCACTCCCCCTTCACCCGGGACCTGCGCCGGACGGCCCGCCACCTCGCCCGGCGCGTCGAGGAGCTGTGCGAGCGCGGCGGCCAGGAGCGGGTGGACCTCGTCGGGCACAGCCTGGGCGGGCTGGTCGCGCGGTACTACGTCCAGCGGCTCGGCGGCGACGCGCGCGTGCGGACGCTGGTCACCCTGGGGACCCCGCACGGCGGCACCCGGATCGCGCCCTTCATGGACGCGCACCCCCTGGTCCGCCAGATGCGCCCGGGCTCCGAGGTGATGGCCGAGCTGGGGGCGCCCGCGCCCGGCTGCCGGACCCGGTTCGTGGCGTTCTGGAGCGAGTTCGACGCGCTGATGGCACCCACCGGGACGGCCCGCATCGAGCACCCGGACCTGGACGCGACGAACGTGCAGGTCACCGGTATCGGACATCTGGCCCTCCCGGTCCATCCGACGGTCGTCACCGCCGTCCGGCGCACCCTCGACGGCCCGCTCCGGGCCGCGGACGGCACGCCCCGCCCGGCGGACTCCGCCGCCCGCGCCGCGGGAACCGGGGGCCGGAGCCTGGTCGTCTGACGACCCCGCGCGCCCGCAACACCGGTCGACCATCAGTCGAACGAATTTCGAACTCAAGGCCAAGGCTCGGTCTCCAGAAGGCCGAAAGGCGGCCGAATGCCCGGTTCCGCTAAGGACGAAACACTCGGAAGATTGTCGAGGCGAGTAACCGCCGGGTACAGTCACGCCACTGCTCTCCTCCGGTGAACCTTGAGTTCCCCGGCCACCCAGGCCCCACTGCCGAGGCGAAAGAGAAGTTGGTGAACGACCGCCCGACGTCGGGCCAGTACCCCGATTTCGGGTACGACGGCCTTTCCACCACCACTTTCGCTGGTGACCAGGCATATGCGTCCTATGAAACGCAGGGCCAGGGGTACCAGTTCGTCACGGACTACGCCGCTCCCGGCAGTTACGGAACGTACGACGCGTACGGGACGTACCCGGCCGCGGGCGACACCGGCTCGTACGACACCACCGGGTGGTCCGCTCCGGAGAGTTACCTCTCGAGCGTCCCGGCCCAGACCGTCCCCGAGGACACCACGGGCCAGTACGACGCGAGCGCCTGGAACACCGCGACCGCCGAGTACCAGCCGGCCCCCCTCGGCTACGACTCCGCCGGCACGGAGCAGACCGGGCACTGGACCCTCCCCGGCTACGGCCAGGACACCGGCACCTACGACGCCACCGCCTGGAACGGCGGCGCGGCCGCGGGTCCCGGTTACGAGGCCACGACCGTCGTCCCCGTGTTCACAGAGACCGCCGCGGCCGGGGACCCCCACGAGTCCGACGCCTTCGCGGACGCCGGCCCGTACGCGGACGCCGACCCGTACGCCGACGAGGAGACCTCCGTCTTCGAGCCCGTGGCCGTCGCGGCCGACGAGCAGCCGGAACTCATCGCCGGCCCCGTGCACGACATGCCCACGCAGGCCATGCCCGTCACCCCGGCCGCCGCCGGACCCCGCGCCGGCCGCCGGGCCACCGGCAAGAGCGGCTCGGGCCGGAACGCCGCGGCCAAGGGCGGCGGCAGCGCCACCGCCGGCAGCCGCCGCCGCACCCCGGCCAAACGGTCCGCCCTGCTGACGGTGGCCGTGCCCTCCGCGTGCGTGATGGGCGTCGCGGGCGTCGCCGCCGCCTCCGTCGGCGGACTCACCGGCTCCGACAAGCCGGCCGGGGAAACGACCACGATGGCCGCCCCCGACCCGTCCTCGGTGAAGCCGGTCGAGGCGAACAACAAGCTCGACACGCAGCTGGCGGCGCTCAGCGCCGACGCGGGCGACTTCGCGGACCGCGCGAGCCGCACGCAGGAGCGCATCGACCTCAAGCAGCGCCAGGAAGAAGAGAAGAAGAAGCGGGCCGAGGAGGCGGCGGCCAAGGAGGCGGCCCGCCCCAAGTTCGCGGTGCCCGTCGCCCAGCACGGCCTGAGCGCCATGTTCGGCCAGGCCGGCGGCATGTGGATGTCCGTGCACACCGGCATCGACTTCCCCGTCGGCTACGGCACCCCCGTCATGGCCGCCACCGACGGCACCATGCGCACCCAGTGGAACAGCGCCTACGGCAACATGGCCATCCTGACCTCCCCCGACGGCACCGAGACCTGGTACTGCCACCTGAGCAGCACCAAGATCCGGTCCGGGCAGGTCAAGGCCGGCGACGTCATCGCGTACTCCGGCAACTCCGGCAACTCCACCGGCCCGCACCTGCACTTCGAGGTACGGCCCGGCGGCGGCTCCGCCGTCGACCCCCTGGCCTGGCTGCGCAGCCACGGCCTGGACCCGAGCTGAACCGACGGCGACCGACGGCCGGGGCACCGAGGCCCCGGCCCCGCGGCTCCTACAGCTTCTGCACCGGCGCGTAGCGCAGCAGCAGCCGCTTCGGCTTGGCGTCCCCGAAGTCGATGGTGGCCTGCGCGTCCGCGCCGGCCCCCCGGACCTCCATGACGGTGCCCAGACCGAACTGGTCGTGGGTGACCCGGTCCCCGACGGCCAGCGCGATGACCGGCTTGTCGGCGGCCCGGCGCGTGGCGAAGCCGGACGGACCCGACTTGGTGCGCGAGGAGGACAGGAACGACTCGGGCGAGGTCCCGAAGGAGGCCTTCCCGGAGGACGATCCGTACCCGGAACCGCGCACCGGCCCCGCCGGCTTCTGCGCGGCGCCCGTGCGCTTCCACTGGAGGTACTCGGCCGGGATCTCCTCCAGGAACCGCGAGGGCGGGTTGTACGAGGGCGTCCCCCACGCGCTGCGCATGCTGGATCGGGTCAGGTACAACCGCTCGCGGGCCCGGGTGATGCCCACGTAGGCGAGGCGGCGTTCCTCCTCCAGCTCCTTGGTCTGGCCGAGGGCGCGCATGTGCGGGAAGACGCCGTCCTCCATGCCGGTCAGGAAGACGACCGGGAACTCCAGGCCCTTGGCGGTGTGCAGGGTCATCAGCGTGATGACGCCCGAGCCCTCGGTGTCCTCGTCCGGGATCTGGTCGGAGTCGGCGACGAGCGCGACCTGCTCCAGGAACTCGGCCAGCGTTCCCGGGTTCTCCTCGTCCCGCGCCTGCTCGAACTCCAGGGCCACGGCCGCGAGCTCCTGGAGGTTCTCGATCCGGGTCTCGTCCTGCGGGTCGGTCGACGCCTGGAGCTCGGCGAGGTACCCGGTGCGCTCCAGTACGGCCTCCAGCACCACGGCCGGGCCGGCGCCGGAGTCGGCGATCGTGCGCAGCTCCTCCATCAGCACGTTGAACCGCTTGACGGCGTTGGTGGAGCGGGCGGCCATGCCGAAGGCCTCGTCGACGCGGCGCAGCGCCTGCGGGAAGGTGATCTTCTCGCGCATGGCGAGCGCGTCGATCATCGCCTCGGCGCGCTCGCCGATGCCGCGCTTGGGGACGTTCAGGATGCGGCGGAGCGGGACGTTGTCCTCGGGGTTGGCGAGGACGCGCAGGTAGGCCAGGATGTCCCGGACCTCCTTGCGCTCGTAGAAGCGGACGCCGCCGACGACCTTGTACGGGAGCCCGACGCGGATGAAGATCTCCTCGAACACGCGCGACTGG contains these protein-coding regions:
- a CDS encoding ATP-binding protein, encoding MTTPGNSTGTEALRPHAEDAFAHELKALAAQDDRPRPARWKLSPWAVATYLQGGTLADGTVVTPKYVGPRRIVEVAVTTLATDRALLLLGVPGTAKTWVSEHLAAAVSGDSTLLVQGTAGTPEEAIRYGWNYARLLAHGPSREALVPSPVMRAMAEGTTARVEELTRIPADVQDSLITVLSEKTLPVPELGEEVQAVRGFNLIATANDRDRGVNELSSALRRRFNTVVLPLPATADAEVDIVARRVDQMGRALDLPAAPEGLEEIRRVVTVFRELREGVTDDGRTKVKTPSGTLSTAEAISVVTGGLALAAHFGDGVLRPGDVAAGILGAVVRDPAADRVVWQEYLEAVVRERDGWKDFYRACREVTA
- a CDS encoding SWIM zinc finger family protein is translated as MTEQGVRWTAEQVLALAPDDASRKAGGRLGAAGPWSQTGGSASGSVWGSCKGSGSTPYRTVVDLSGPAYTCSCPSRKFPCKHALGLLLLWAAQGFGDPAEPPDWAGEWLAGRAARAARPAAGPVDAGAARRRAERRAERIGAGVTELEQRLVDLLHGGIAGQQQAGYAPWEEVAARMVDAQAPGLAARARELGAIPGCGPGWPARMLEEFALLHLLGRAWLGVSGLPEPLAATVRSRVGLPSAAEGETVRDRWLVLAQYDSVSPDGRLTTRRIWLRGLEGGRPALVLDFGPPGRPPGLALPVGLVLEAEARFRPGSAGLRAELGDRTAAAAPAAVAPPGVGTGEALEAYGAALREDPWLESWPVVLGPVVPVPGDGAEAAWQLADAQGTSALPVSPPQGRSRSGLWRLAALSGGGPVTVFGECGHRGFTPLTAWQPGSPEPVPLV
- a CDS encoding DUF5691 domain-containing protein, whose amino-acid sequence is MGQGDGGTGTDRDGDRDGDRDWEELVTAALLGTERRGGSPRALLDAAAVQTLRRRAGLRPAAAAALPRPAAPDPRPEPPPAAGRRLAQLLAGRTAAAGGGGRRGAAPDLTELLPQWLAAAARHGYRAPAALVPALLDAARARTDLRPQALALAGARGLWLARLNPEWRFALRGAAGGGGELPDPADGEAVARLWEEGLFAERVALLGAVRAHDPAAAPRLLATTWATERAEDRLMFLDSLRSGLSDGDEPFLEAALGDRSRNVRATAAELLSALPASALAGRMAERALACVGPEAVVPPAECDAGMLRDGVVKRPPAGRGERAWWLGQLVESAPLSCWRDRFGGLSPARIVALPVAEGWAEEIHAAWCRAAVRQRDPLWSKALLGPASAPPAAGPGTASLAERAKLLETLTERERAAWVAEFVRAHGLSEAFQLLGVCRVPWAGELGRAVVDALDAAREAGSYPWSFSGVMGLAERCLDPAEADRLEAMTAAAQDPPEASPGAAAYWAEAFQRLVATLRLRGAMLAELAPPA
- a CDS encoding cobalamin B12-binding domain-containing protein, which gives rise to MGVTGPIRVVVAKPGLDGHDRGAKVIARALRDAGMEVIYTGLHQTPEQIVDTAIQEDADAIGLSILSGAHNTLFVRVIELLKERDAEDIKVFGGGIIPEDDIAPLKEKGVAEIFTPGATTTAIVDWVNAHVRQG
- a CDS encoding esterase/lipase family protein, with the translated sequence MGLTIAPLPVPRTGAALRAAVLEAAVLAGHLLLYPTGMREERPPDLPAARTPGQPPPVLLLHGFTDNRSVFVLLRRALGAGGRRRVETYNHSPFTRDLRRTARHLARRVEELCERGGQERVDLVGHSLGGLVARYYVQRLGGDARVRTLVTLGTPHGGTRIAPFMDAHPLVRQMRPGSEVMAELGAPAPGCRTRFVAFWSEFDALMAPTGTARIEHPDLDATNVQVTGIGHLALPVHPTVVTAVRRTLDGPLRAADGTPRPADSAARAAGTGGRSLVV
- a CDS encoding M23 family metallopeptidase, with translation MNDRPTSGQYPDFGYDGLSTTTFAGDQAYASYETQGQGYQFVTDYAAPGSYGTYDAYGTYPAAGDTGSYDTTGWSAPESYLSSVPAQTVPEDTTGQYDASAWNTATAEYQPAPLGYDSAGTEQTGHWTLPGYGQDTGTYDATAWNGGAAAGPGYEATTVVPVFTETAAAGDPHESDAFADAGPYADADPYADEETSVFEPVAVAADEQPELIAGPVHDMPTQAMPVTPAAAGPRAGRRATGKSGSGRNAAAKGGGSATAGSRRRTPAKRSALLTVAVPSACVMGVAGVAAASVGGLTGSDKPAGETTTMAAPDPSSVKPVEANNKLDTQLAALSADAGDFADRASRTQERIDLKQRQEEEKKKRAEEAAAKEAARPKFAVPVAQHGLSAMFGQAGGMWMSVHTGIDFPVGYGTPVMAATDGTMRTQWNSAYGNMAILTSPDGTETWYCHLSSTKIRSGQVKAGDVIAYSGNSGNSTGPHLHFEVRPGGGSAVDPLAWLRSHGLDPS